A window of the Cucurbita pepo subsp. pepo cultivar mu-cu-16 chromosome LG01, ASM280686v2, whole genome shotgun sequence genome harbors these coding sequences:
- the LOC111793054 gene encoding thymocyte nuclear protein 1: MAGAAVGDKKQFWLLKTEPAEWSWADQAANGGRTKWDGVKNKQAQKHLKSMKLGDLCFFYHSGAKARRIVGVVSVAREWYSEGDGGDAVVDVEAVGEMREPVDLKEMKKGIEGMKDFALFRQPRLSVVPVAKEIWEKICELGGGFEGDGTDCRHGSEE, encoded by the coding sequence ATGGCTGGCGCGGCCGTCGGAGACAAAAAACAGTTCTGGCTTCTGAAGACGGAACCAGCGGAGTGGTCGTGGGCCGACCAAGCCGCGAACGGCGGCCGAACAAAGTGGGACGGCGTCAAGAACAAGCAAGCGCAGAAGCATCTCAAGTCCATGAAACTCGGCGACCTCTGTTTCTTCTACCACTCCGGCGCCAAGGCCCGCCGCATCGTTGGCGTGGTTTCCGTCGCACGGGAGTGGTATTCGGAGGGCGATGGCGGCGACGCTGTCGTCGACGTCGAGGCTGTCGGGGAAATGAGAGAACCGGTGGATTTgaaagagatgaagaaggGGATCGAAGGGATGAAGGATTTCGCGCTGTTTCGGCAACCGAGACTGTCTGTTGTGCCGGTAGCGAAGGAGATTTGGGAGAAGATCTGCGAATTGGGAGGCGGATTTGAAGGGGATGGAACAGATTGCCGCCATGGGAGTGAGGAATAG